TAACTAATCTTGCTTGTTCATCCTGCACTGCCGTAGTTTATGTTAACAGGCAGAGTATGGTTGAACGTCTTTGTTATTACTAGAAGGATGTTGTAATTAGTGTTATTGTACCTTTGAAACTggtagaagaaaaattaaatattatttatgtcaCAACTTCACAAGGACCATTCAAACTACTTAGCATTTAAAATCGACAACTAGAGTAGAGATTTTATGATACCACTTTTGTCTCTTCCAAAATTCGTTTTCTCATTTATTCAGAGGAAATACCCAGTTCACGTAGATTTTTTGAATAAATGGTGGTGGTAGTTTTCAAAGATGAATGCAGAGGGAGTAGTTGGGACCACTGCTCCACAGAACCCGTAATTACTAGAAAACAATTCCATTTTAGGATCTTTCGTGAACACCCCGGCCTCCAAAgcattaaaaactatttaaatgcggtgtgatttttatttagagttattaatttatttgcaaAAATGATTTACATTTGAAGTGTTGAGTAATTATTTTCGGTGCCACATAGTTTTTTATTGGATTGGGTTGGGGGtggaaagagaaagaaggaagatgaaagagttaaaaatgaaattgatatCTGCATGAACCAAATTCATGTCAGCAACATTTTTTGCAATGTAACTGGATGAGGTGTCCACTGATTCTGCATGCAACCTCAAGGGTTGATTGATATCATTTATTATCATTTGTATATTGGTTTCACGTTTTTGCGTTGctataattattgtattaaaacCAATTTAAGTGTGgtttaaatgataaattgaataattgaatGGTGGGAAGTTAGAACCAAATTTTTGAGGATTAATACCCAATTCAAAGACAAATGTGTAACTGTATCTCCATCAGCTCAATTCTCTTCATAGGTGGAGGCAAAAGAACACAGCTCATTGATGCATCGTAAGATAAGCTaaacaagattttcaaaaagtaaTTTTGGGTAATCAACACAAAAAGCaccattttaatctttaaaaactAGTTTCTTTCAATTAAATACTAGGGCTGATAGTGGTAGTAACCGAACTCGGCACTGCAAAAATGATGGCAGCGATGCACATTAAGAAACCTTACCAAGAGATACCTTTCCCAACCGAAAGATTCctcaaagttaaataaataaacgacaaaaaaaaatcaccaagaaagggaaaaaggtCACAATAGCTGTTATATTGCAGAACCAACTCAGTTAATCATGCGATGCATCAAATATGAGTAGGATAATGCAGGGAAATTGAAATACGTATTTATATGTTTAGGATAATGCAGGGAAATTGAAGCTTTTGTGTTTTCTCCTTCCTcgaagaaaacagagaaaatcGCAAACCGACGAAGAAGAACCCTAGTGCAGAGAAGAAAACAGAAAAGCGCGAAAACACTGCAATGCTTCAATAACGAACACCAAAATGTAATGCTTTGAGAACGACCACCAAAATGCAATGCTTCGAGAACGATCGCAAGAGCTTTCCAGTACAGTGTAATATTTCCAGAAACCTCACTTTTCCCCAATTGCAAAAAACCAATTTGACCCTAAAAAACCTAAGTCATTATGTCATCTTAATCCTAATTAATCTAGTAACTACCTAAAACCAAAAACctcatctaaaataatttaaaataaaactacgtGGCAGGCAGTGGATAGTGGTGAGGTGGAAGTGCCGTTAGCCATCTCACCAAAAAATTAACGCCGTCCAAAATTAAGGACTAAACGTACATGTTTCCATACTATCAGGActaaatgccatcaatgtttcatgtagggactaaaaccaaaaatcagtgaaacttcagggactaaaagcatatttaacccataataaaaagatatttttaaattttaattatcattacaatttaaattatatatatatatatatatatatatatatatatatatatatatataaagatggGATGAGGAGAGAacttatcctttttttttattggacgtaattcatccttctttaataataagaaataagcTATTGAGAAGATAAGTgacaaaataatatcatattatactaCTGATACAACAGATAATAATTTACAACGAgatataataattatcataataaaccCAGTCCactaaatgaaattttaacatTACAGCACATTTAAAGATGAACATGCATACATATATCATAAgagttaattattaattaagatacTAAAAATAAGAGTTCGGAAGTGGACTTAACAGTTGTTTATACTTATAGCGTGGTTTAAAAATCTGGCACAAGGATATTCAAATATACAATGAATtgtgtataaattatttagtaCTATATAAAATTGAACATAACCAATTTATTAGCCGCCAACCTTTTGGGCTTATTGTTAAGATTTTCCACTCTGGACTCAACAATTTTCAATCACTAATGCCTCGAGCTCATAATCTCAAGAACACAGAATTTTGGGAGCCATAATCTCAAGAAGTCCCTTTGGGTTGTCCACATGAACCCAATGACCAGCATTCGGAAGAACACAAAAGGAAACTTTTCCAAAAGAGTCGGATCCTCGCTCACTGGCTAGTTTCTGGATTCTCTCAATAGCATCTTGGTCCCATCTATCACTTTTTTCAGCACGCAAAATTACTATTTCCATACCTTTGGGAGGCTTTTCCAGAAGATTCCAGTAAGACTTTTCGCTGCATAATTGTAATGTTGAGGATTTGTTACTTTTGGCTGTGGAGGAAGATCACAGAAAGCACTCCAGAAAACAAAAGGTTTAAATAAACTTTCCGTACATCTTTGTTTCGAAAGAGGTTAAGTTGATAGATATTCGACTAACTGTCTTctatttctatttcttatttcaaatatttgtgtaaaagatcatttcaaatgtttttacTCAAACTAAAGGATGCTTCAATTACCAGTAAGAATCGAACATCTCTTTAGCATTTTCAAGATCAAATATCCACGTCTCATGATCACCAACTTTTTTCACGTTGGTGCCTATCCAGTCCGACAGTGCTTTAGAGTAACCAAGTTCCATAAGATGACTAACAAGCCACCTGCAAAAAGGTGCAGTGTATATTTTAGTCCAACAATTGGCACGAGGAAGATTCGTATATCgtacatttttttatagtgtTCGGTAATCTATACACTGCACTTTCAATAAGTTTCAAGACCTCAGTACTTTTGGATGTTAGACAAACAATCAGATCATCAAAAGGAAATGAAGATAGAACCTAGAGTCTCCTTCCTTCGGCAACATCAATAACAATAacctcaatcactatgcttaaAATGTCTTGAAAGCATTTGTAGATTTTCACAGTACATCAAACGCAATATCCAACACTGTGATCGGCACTTTATTTCGTTATATAGAAAAAAGCAGATCATATACACGAAAAATGggaaaatgaataattttcaaTCTACAGTCTCTAAGATTCCTAGGAAGACGAAAAATTAGCTTCAAACGTACTGATTATAATACATTCATCATATATCCTGTACTCCAAAATGTTACTAGAGGAAGAAACATATATTATGACATAGATAATGTCCACTCGGTACACCAAAAATTATTACTGGACTAGCATCGTAACAAAAGGGTTCAGGGATATAGAGTCTCACTTGCGAGATGGGAATTGTTTTGGTAAACTTTGCAAGGTTGCTAGAACATCCCGGACTTCATCGTTTCTGTTTTCAGGGTTCACTTTACCAGGGACGGAATCCAATACCCAGAGCTGTTCTTCAGGAggtttaaaaaaagaaacataaagagGACTTCAGGCCTATAGTACAAATGATTCATTTGAAAATCCATAATACGATTcttgaaaaataacagaattgaGACTGAGAGAGGAAGTGAAAGAATTTATTAAACTGCAAACTTTTATCCAAATCAGATTTTGAGGTAAAAAACCAGCTCTGTTCTACACAGATCCGACAACAATGAGGTAAAATTTTTGCCTCAGATGCCCATGAAACTGGCTTTGGATCAACTTGAGCTCAACAcgaatattttagtattttaattcatCTTCAATTAAAGATTGATTTCATTAAAATCAGACCTGTTCTACACAGATCCAAGAACAGTGGGACAACATAAGTTTCCAACTGTGTAACTTACATTTAATCATCTCAATTAACTGAGAGATTTACCAAAATTATTATCACAAAAAAGAATGCAACAcgattttgaatattaattttacagCAACTCTccatatataattcaaaattcagCAGCTGACGTATatacgcacacacacacacatagccCATTAATAGCTTCTGAATATTACACAACTGAAGCAAAATTTCAAATACAACAACAGAAGGGTATCCACAGACGAAAAGGTCAAGAATGTGAGTTAGAGAACCCCCTTACCAAACTTAAGATCTTCTTTTCCTAACAACACGGTCTCACACTCAAGAACCCGTCAAGTAGCCTTACAACCCTTGATTACAGAATAAAACATCTCATTACCATCTTAGTAGCTAGGAAAAAGACAAATGATGGTGATTATTCAAGcaataaataactaatattaCAGTTGGACACAAATATGGATAGAAGATGGGAAAAAAAAGTAGCTCAAGAGGAGTTGAAGCCCTACTCTCCCCTTTTCTAAAAATGGCGGTGTTCAGTGTATACTAATGGACTTTATGGAAAGCTTTCAAAGTAAGTTTTGGCTTCAACAAGTTCAACTTTTAGGGCATGTGGTAGAAGTTTCCTAGGATTGGTAGGGTATTATAGAAAGCTCATTGAAAGTTTTTTCAgatttaatctttaaactaATTGCCATTAAGCAAGGATTTTTGGCAAATATACAAGCCCCACTCCAAGAATTGAGGTAAATGATGTTGGACTTCCCAATACCCCCCACTTCACAAATGCCTGTTAAACCATGCCAGCCTACCAAAATTAGATATAGGCTCTAATACAATGTCAGAGTTCATCTTAAAACTAATTGTCATTAAGTGAAATTGTCCAAATGATATATAATTCGCATTTTAAGAATTGAGGCAGCTGAGCTGATGCAAGACTTCCCAACAAGTTTCTCTAGATTGACGGTACCCTTAGACTAAATCGACTCAAAAAGAGCATAAATTAATGTGGAATACAACATATATTTATGGCTAATAGAGTTTAGTTTAAGGATCTTGTGAATGTTTCTTGTGGCAATAATATGTTATTGTGAAAAATAGGAAGGTAGAATAATACGGATGTAACCCCTAAAATACACGCACTAGAATTCAACGTGGAACCTAATACCAATTTCTGATGCTTTACAAAAATTTTCCCATCAAAGGCTGATATTATCAATTCAAATGTCAGGCTAGGACTATTATACGTCAAATGAATACAATCTGAAAGACTAATCCACCAGTGTTCTTAATTAACAACTGTAGGGGCACCATAACAGCATTGGATAGAGCGGAATTTCCCAAATCCACAATTGTGACTTTGTCCGTTATTGCAGCCATTATCATTGTTATGGTTGTAGCATGTGTGCATCCTCTTGTCATCTCTAGTCAGTCTACGGCCAATTCTTGAGATAATCCTAAATGCTAATTTTCATGCAAtacaacttattttttttatacaatacaGTTGATGTATAAAATTTCAACCACTTTCTAACTTGCACCGTATGTCTGCGACAATACTGTCCGCTATATGATGTAAGGGATTATCCACTATATGATATGATATCtgcaaaatttataacattgtAGTCCACTAAAAGGAAGAGTTATATAGTTCAGGTATAACATCAATTAGTGCATTCTACTCAATACAAGACTCCAAAGTCCTCTAGTTTGTTGTATAACAACATATGTTGTCCCTCTTTTACAATTTACCATTCACTCACAACAATGTAAAAGGTGACTCAAATCAACTGCTAAATAACTTATCATGTCATCAGGAACTGTTTTCTGTTTAGTTAACTATGGTTAGTTTAGAGTTTGTTATTCCCCTTTTTGTATCATGAGCTCCTATATAAACTTGCTCCATGTACCTTCTTTAGGCGTGAAAAATGAAATACTCTCATTTTTCAAAGTTCAATACATGATATGGTATTCAACTGTAGAAAATGTAACTAGCTATTACgatagagaagagaagagaaaccTGTTTAGGAGACAGAACAGAATGGCCATAGTCGCCGCGGCTACAACTCTCAGCAAACTGCAAAGCAACCTTTCCACCCATAGAGTGACCTACGACAACCTCAGGCCAAGGCCAGCCTTCAGCCTTCACCAAATCGGCCAAATCTTTGGCCGCAGATTCAATATTGTGAGGCGGATTCAGTTCTCTCTCCGTCGATTTCCCGTGGTTCCGCATATCCAACATCACCGTCCTCCAATCTGCACGGAAAGAAAATCGATATATGATAATTCGATTCAgagttacaaaaaaaaaaaaaggaacacgAGAGTCGAGCGCGAGGTACTGGTAGAGGGAGAGGAATTGGAGAGAGAAGCCAAGAGGTTGCGAGAAAAGGAGCGCCAGTTTCTGGAGGATCCCAAAAAGCCATGGATGAAAACGGCCGTTGAAGTGTAAGGCTTCTCCGGATTTGCTCGCAATTCCTCGTAGGCTACGGTTTGCAGCCACCTTGGACGAGGGAGAGTTGCTGAGTTGAGGAAGCGAGTTAGGAGAAGGGAACTGTTTCTGATTCTCAGAGATGCTGCCATTCTCTGCtttgcttttccttttactGGGCTTTTAGTTTTGCTGTTACATCAACGGTTACGGTGGACACTTTGGCCCAATGGAGGCATTGAACACACATGATAGTTTAGGATAGaagtttagttaaaaataatctatcataataagagagaaaaaaattaacataattgaCAGCTGTGGGATTTGAACCCACGCCCTTTCGGACCAGAGCCTAAATCTGGCGCCTTAGACCACTCGGCCAAACTGTCTTGTGTGAACAATTTTTCATAGCTgagaattatattaaattaaatttgggtaaaaatcttaaatgaaaactatttaatttGACAGCTGTGGGATTTGAACCCACGCCCTTTCGGACCAGAGCCTAAATCTGGCGCCTTAGACCACTCGGCCAATCTGTCTCATATTAAGCATTTCATActtaatatttaatcataaacGTAGCTTCCCCAAGCTAACAATGAAATTTGAAGTTGAAAATGGTTGACCCATTTTTTGACTTTGCGAATATTAATGTATTATGTATGTGGCTCGAAAAGCCGGTTGTGTTCATCAAGAGAACTGGATAAAGGGAATTTGGAGTAGTATTTTTACATAAGAGTGAGTTTGTTGGtgtttgtttagaaaaaaaaacattaatatttttataatgaacttgaaataatgaaaaactaaaaaaaaaattataggacCAAGTCTCCTTCTATTTTTCGgggtataaaaaatatttaaacttaaagaatgtttaaaaataagataattatatgtttttagacGTGTAAATATAACTGAgtaatgtatatattatttaattcaaataagttacTTTTGTAAAAGTTTTTGCAAGTTAAtttacataaactaattttaatttgtttttttttttttgttctccGATAAATCTTTGTAGAAAACTTTGTTCATTTAAATTGTAAGTGAGATATTATATCTATGtcaatataacttttatttgtttaattggaGTGTAAATTGAAACACCAAGATTTAGTGGGATGACACAataaattgattatcacatataaaatttataaaaatatccaaTTGTGGATAGTTTGCACCACGACAAATTGTTTCATGACTATTGAATGATATGAATTCAATAAGGTGATATTATA
The sequence above is drawn from the Vigna radiata var. radiata cultivar VC1973A chromosome 3, Vradiata_ver6, whole genome shotgun sequence genome and encodes:
- the LOC106757121 gene encoding protein ABHD11, producing the protein MAASLRIRNSSLLLTRFLNSATLPRPRWLQTVAYEELRANPEKPYTSTAVFIHGFLGSSRNWRSFSRNLLASLSNSSPSTNWRTVMLDMRNHGKSTERELNPPHNIESAAKDLADLVKAEGWPWPEVVVGHSMGGKVALQFAESCSRGDYGHSVLSPKQLWVLDSVPGKVNPENRNDEVRDVLATLQSLPKQFPSRKWLVSHLMELGYSKALSDWIGTNVKKVGDHETWIFDLENAKEMFDSYCEKSYWNLLEKPPKGMEIVILRAEKSDRWDQDAIERIQKLASERGSDSFGKVSFCVLPNAGHWVHVDNPKGLLEIMAPKILCS